The following is a genomic window from Verrucomicrobiota bacterium.
CGTGTATCTCCCGTGACGCGGCGCGAAGGCGCTGGCCACGAGATGATGTGCTCGAAATTCAAACCCGCGGACGCGCCTGGCGAATCGGGATCATAGGCGTCGAAGTTCTGTGCGGCGCGGGTGTTGAAAAGGGAATCAACGCCGCTCAGGATTTTGGGCGATTGGGAATTGTCGCGAAAGAGCACTCGCAAATCGCCCTGGACAATTTCCGCCGTTTCCACTTTCTCGCCGTCAATTTCCACCGCGCCAAGGCGTACAGCCACCAGACTGACAGCAAACAAAAATAGCAGGCGCTTCATGATCGTCACAGTCGGTTGGTTGAGTGCGAGTATGAGGACACTCCGGCAAATGTGTCAAGCTGGCGGCCTGCTTTTCAAAAAACCAGCCTCACAACCGTGCAGATTTTGAGGACGATGAATTCCACAAGTATGAGTTGCAAACCGTTTGAGCGATTTGCATTGGGCGGTCTGCTGGCAGGCTTCGCCCAAGGTTTGGAGGAAGCGCGTGCGGTCGGCATCGTCCTGGAAAATCGGCTCCCACCGATCCCCACGATTCATGACATGATAAGTTGCCCGCGGATATTCCACTCGTAACTTGTGGGCCACGATTGGGGCGTTGTCGGCGAGGAAGATCGTCAGGAGAACGAGTTGTCGCTCTAACAGGGCTTTCGTCTCCTCTCGGTCTATCACACAAAAAACGGCACGAAATTCTGGATCATCACCGAAGCAAATCGCGCGGTCACGACCGTGTTGATGCCGGAGGATTATTGATTCACACGGCCTCGTTCTTATGAACGAGGTCTTTTTTGTTGGATGGGAATCTTGCTGGATACCGATAGTCAGGAAAGTTTGGATTCGTCGAAAGCAAACCTCCACCTCAGCTTATCCCGGTTCACTTCGCCAAATGAAAATGATTCCCCATCAAACACAACGCATGAACCTGCCAACCCGTCTTCTTGCATACCTCGCCGAGAGTGTCCAGAAAGCGCTCCCGACCTTGTCGTCTTTGAAAATATCTTCCCGGCGGTCGCCGCGATTCATGACATGATAAATCGCTCCCGAATATTCCACTCGTAACTTGCGCGCCATGGATGGAAAAGTGAACCGCCCATCAACAGTTGTCAATACCAAGAACCGACCCCTTTACAGGCAATCCTCCGGACTGACAAACTTTTTCCACACGACGCGCGCTTTGAAACCATAGTCCTTGTTCTCCTCGACCTTGTGAATGACGTATTGAAAATCCCAGGCTGGCCGTTGCTTCTTTGGTAATTTGAATTTGAAAATGCTGAAACGAATTTCATCCGCGACCACGAAAGATTTGTTGAACATGATGATGAAGACCATGTCGTTGGCGGCGCGTCCGTAATAAAACGGCTTGGTGAAACGTGGATAATCATAGCTCCAAAGGTTCAGTTTGAAATTGTGGTCCGCGTCGTATTCGAGATCCGCCGCATTCTGTTGACGATACGTTCCGCCGCCGTTCCAGTCCGGATGTCCTTTCGGGCCGTCGGCGGAAATCCATTGCTCCTTCGCATCAGGGGACTCGACGCCGAGAAAGTGAAGCGGCACGTCCGCCACATCGTTCATGTAATCGGCAAAAAAGAAAACCGCCCAACCGCGCCCGCCAAACATGCGGCTGTTGTGCGGCGTGCAGCGGAAATCCACATCGATGTAGTGAGGCGCGGTCACCGTGTACTTCAGCGTGTTCGAGACTTCCCAGGGACAATCCTCGCGCAAGCGTTGCAAAACGGCGGAGCGACCGTCCTTCAGGCGGTAGAGCGTGTATCTCCCGTGACGCGGCGCGAAGGCGCTGGCCACGTGATGTGCTCGAAATTCAACCCGGCGGACGCGCCCGGCGAATCAGGATCATAAGCGTCAAAAACCTTTGCGGCGCGCGTGTTGAACAGCGAATCAACGCCGCTCAGAATCCTGGGCGATTGGGAGTTGTCACGAAAGAGCACGCGCAAGTCGCCCTGGACGATTTCCGTTGTCTCCACTTTCTCGCCGTCAATTTCGACAGCCATCGCGTTTCCAGACATCACTACTGCGAAAAGTGAAAACAGAAGTCGTTTCATGGTGGTTCGTGGGTATTGTTTGGAGGAAATTATCAAGACGCCCACCAGAGCTGTCAAGTTGCGGGGGATGTTCCAAATGAACTTCACAACGATTACAATTTTGAGGAAACTGGACCTCCGAGTTATGATCTCGAGATCAATCATCCAATTCTCACTTGGTTGTTTTGTCATCGTCTGCGCAACCAAATCGCATGCTGCGGTAACCATTGAAGCCGACGTGTGCGTCTATGGCGGGACCGCAGGCGGCGTGGTGGCCGCCGTGCAAGCGGCGCGCATGGGCAAGACCGTCGTCGTGGCGGAATTTGGCAATCATCTGGGCGGCATGACTTCGGGCGGGTTGGGGGCGACCGATATCGGCAACAAGGCGGCCATCGGCGGTATCGCGCGCGAGTTTTACCAGCGCGTGGCGCGCCATTACGCAAAGCCGGAAGCGTGGCCGCTCGAAAAACCGGAGGAGTATTTCGCCAAGGGTGCGGGCCGAAATAAACTTGATGACTTGAAGCAGCCGGACGCAACGATGTGGACCTTCGAGCCGCACGTGGCCGAGAACATTCTGCTCCAGATGACCCAGGAGGCCAAAGTGCCTGTCCACTTCCAGCAACGTCTTGCCCGCGCAAAAAGGAACGCAGGTCGCATTGTGGAAATCACGATGATGAACAGCAACGTCTTTCGCGCGAAGATGTTCATCGATGCGAGCTACGAAGGCGATTTGATGGCGAAGGCGGCGGTCACTTTCTCGGTCGGGCGCGAAGCCAATGCGCAATTCAACGAGACACTCAATGGCGTGCGGGCGGTCACGCCGAAACACCAGTTCACCGTGCCTGTCGATCCCTACGTCAGACTGGGCGATCCGACCAGCGGCTTGCTGCCGTTGATTCAGAACGGACCCGTCGGGCAAACCGGCACAAGTGATCGTTGTGTGCAGGCTTACAATTTCCGCCTTTGTTACACGAAAAATCCGCTGAACCGTCTCCCACACCCGCGACCGGAAAAATATGATGAAGGCAGATACGAACTGCTCGACCGTTACCTCGACGCGCTTGTCGCGGCCGGTCGCACGCCCAAACTCAGCGAGTTTTGGAATCCAATCTGGATGCCCAATGGCAAGACTGACATCAACAACAACGGCGGGTTCTCCACGGATTTCATCGGCATGAACTTCAATTATCCGGACGCCGACTACTTCACACGCGCACGGATTTGGAGGGAGCACGCGGATTACATTCGCGGGTTTGTGTATTTCCTCGCCACCAGTCCGCGCGTGCCGGAAAACCTGGGCAAGGAAATGCAGGAATGGGGACCGGCCAAGGACGAGTTTGCAGACACCGACCATTGGCCGCATCAACTCTACGTTCGCGAAGCGCGCCGCATGATGTCGGACTATGTCATGACGGAGCACAATTGTCGTGGTGACACCAAGGCCGAAGATTCCATAGGGCTCGCCGCGTATGGGATGGATTCGCACAACTGCCAGCGCATCGTGAAGAATGGACGCGTCGAAAATGAGGGCGACGTGGAGGTCGGCGGCTTTTCGCCCTACCCCATTGCCTACCGCTCGATCGTTCCCAAAGCCGGCGAGTGTGAAAATCTCCTCGTGCCCGTTTGCCTGTCGGCCACGCACATCGCGTATGGATCGATCCGCATGGAGCCGGTGTTCATGGTGTTGGGTCAATCCGCTGCGACGGCAGCCTGCTTCGCCATTGACGAAAACACTTCCGTGCAGAAGGTGGATGTCAAAAAGCTGCAAACAAGACTTTTGGCCGACAAACAAATCCTCGAATGGAAAGGCAAGCCGCCAGCCAAACGAAGAAAGTGGAGTTTGAAGTTCGAGTGAACTCCCGCAATCACTTTATGAATTTCTTTCGCTTGCATGTCGGACTCTTCCCTCTGTGGAGCGTTGCCTTGATACTGATATCCTTCCTCCTCTTCGCGTCGGTCGGATATTCAGCGCAGATCGTTGCCTTTCCGGGCGCGGAAGGTTTCGGACGGTTCGCCACGGGTGGACGTGGCGGAGACGTTTTCATCGTGACGAACTTGAGCGACTCCGGTCCCGGTTCACTGCGTGAAGGATTTCGTTCCGCGACCGGACCGCGGACGATTGTGTTCGAAGTTTCGGGAACCATCGAACTCAAGAAAAAGTTGGTGCTGGATAAGTCCTCCATCACGATTGCGGGCCAGACGGCGCCCGGCGACGGGGTCACGCTCAAGGATTACACCTTCCAGATCAAGAACGCCACGAATGTGATCGTCCGATACTTGCGCTGCCGCCTCGGTGATCAGAACAAGGAGAAAGGCGCGAAAGGCGGCGACGACACGCTCAACACCGACGATATCGACCGCGTGATTCTGGACCATTGCTCGCTGAGTTGGGCCATCGACGGCACTCACGATCTTCGTCGCGGTGGCAACTTTACCCTGCAATGGTGCATCCTCAGCGAGGCGCTGAACCAGAGTCTGCACAACAAGGGCGAGCACGCGATGTGCGCCTCGTATCGCGACCTGTCCGGCAACATTTCCCTCCATCACAATTTATTTGCGACATGCCGCGACCGTCACCCGACCCTCGGCAGCGCGCAAGCACCGCCCCGCTACATCGTCGATTTCCGCAACAACGTCATCTACAACTGGAGCGCCGGTGGCACCGCCAACTTCGCCGACCATTTCATCAACTGCGTCAACAATCTCTTCCGTCCCGGCCCGATGACTGATCCAGCAAGACTACCCATTGCCATGAAAGGCGGCCTGCCTGATCTGGCCAAAGGCCACATGAGCGGAAACGTGTTCGAGCAACGCGAAGACCTGACGCGCGACAACTACGCCGCCCTCGACTTCAAACGCTGGCTCAAGCCGCCGTCTAAATACTTGTATCGCGGCACCCTCGCCGACTGGAAGACGGACTCGGCGCCTGATCTCGGCGCCAACCTGCCGCAGACCCAATCGGCCACCGAATCCGCGGAACTTGTCTTATCGCGTGCCGGCGCCTCGTTGCACCGGGATGCGGTGGATCGACGTGTGATCGAGGATGTTCGCAATCGCCGGGGCAAATTGATCGATTCGCAAGATCAGGTGGGCGGCTGGCCCGTGCTCCGCAGCGCGCCGGCGCCGGCAGATAAGGATCGTGATGGAATGCCGGACGCCTGGGAGAAAGCGCACGGCTTGAACCCGAACGATCCGGCCGACCGAAATGCCGATCGGGACGGCGATGCCTACACCAACCTCGAAGAATACCTCAACAACCTCTGCACTCCGTAGCACACCAGCACTTCCCTCTCCGCCATCGGGGGAGAGAATCCACGAACCAAAGTAAGCGAATCGAGCCCCTGAACCCACCCCTTGCCCCTCCTCGCCCCGTGGAATAAACGCTTCGGGAACTCGGGAAGTCAGGATCGCTATTCCACAGGGCAAGGAGGGGAGCAGTGCGCGGTGGATTGTTCCCCTCCTGGGAGGCGTCAGGGGTGGGTGCTGCGGTGGCAGGTTCATGGGTGGCCGGGGTGAGGTAGTTTTCAATTCAGGTGAGGGTGTCGCGGCCTTGAATCCGCAATTCGGAATGTTGGTTGCGGGCAATGTCACGGCCAGCCGCAATCGCTTTGCTTTGCTGGCCGAAAACGTCGTCAGACGTTTGGTGCTTTTGGTACCAAATGCTCGCGGTGTGACAGCCGACACATTTGTTCTTCTCATGACGTGCGAGAGGAGAATGATTGAAGCGATCTCTTGCCGTAGATTCGGCCTCAGACGCCAAGAGTGGGTAAAGATTCGATGAACGTCGTTCCCTCAGGCTTCCACGGCTTATCGAGATTCTTTCGCTGGTTGACTTCCCAAACCTTCGCCTTGAAATCTGCTGCCATCTCGCGCCGCAGGAGAACAGTCCTGAGCCGGGAAGTTGAGAGGAGTTGCCTTTGCTTCTCTTCCCAAAACTGCCCGGAAACGTGTCGCAGGAACCCGCAAATCCGCGAAAACACCGCTTCCTTTGCGAGATCAGATGCAGTCGAGATCCCCTGGGTGACCTCCCGCACGTCACCTGTCGCAAGAAACTCCTTCGCGTCGAAAGCCTCCAGAAGTTGCGGACAAACATGGGCAGTGAGCGGTCCATACTTCTGCACCAACATTTGAGACGCGGCTTCGACAA
Proteins encoded in this region:
- a CDS encoding FAD-dependent oxidoreductase — encoded protein: MISRSIIQFSLGCFVIVCATKSHAAVTIEADVCVYGGTAGGVVAAVQAARMGKTVVVAEFGNHLGGMTSGGLGATDIGNKAAIGGIAREFYQRVARHYAKPEAWPLEKPEEYFAKGAGRNKLDDLKQPDATMWTFEPHVAENILLQMTQEAKVPVHFQQRLARAKRNAGRIVEITMMNSNVFRAKMFIDASYEGDLMAKAAVTFSVGREANAQFNETLNGVRAVTPKHQFTVPVDPYVRLGDPTSGLLPLIQNGPVGQTGTSDRCVQAYNFRLCYTKNPLNRLPHPRPEKYDEGRYELLDRYLDALVAAGRTPKLSEFWNPIWMPNGKTDINNNGGFSTDFIGMNFNYPDADYFTRARIWREHADYIRGFVYFLATSPRVPENLGKEMQEWGPAKDEFADTDHWPHQLYVREARRMMSDYVMTEHNCRGDTKAEDSIGLAAYGMDSHNCQRIVKNGRVENEGDVEVGGFSPYPIAYRSIVPKAGECENLLVPVCLSATHIAYGSIRMEPVFMVLGQSAATAACFAIDENTSVQKVDVKKLQTRLLADKQILEWKGKPPAKRRKWSLKFE
- a CDS encoding pectate lyase, which codes for MNFFRLHVGLFPLWSVALILISFLLFASVGYSAQIVAFPGAEGFGRFATGGRGGDVFIVTNLSDSGPGSLREGFRSATGPRTIVFEVSGTIELKKKLVLDKSSITIAGQTAPGDGVTLKDYTFQIKNATNVIVRYLRCRLGDQNKEKGAKGGDDTLNTDDIDRVILDHCSLSWAIDGTHDLRRGGNFTLQWCILSEALNQSLHNKGEHAMCASYRDLSGNISLHHNLFATCRDRHPTLGSAQAPPRYIVDFRNNVIYNWSAGGTANFADHFINCVNNLFRPGPMTDPARLPIAMKGGLPDLAKGHMSGNVFEQREDLTRDNYAALDFKRWLKPPSKYLYRGTLADWKTDSAPDLGANLPQTQSATESAELVLSRAGASLHRDAVDRRVIEDVRNRRGKLIDSQDQVGGWPVLRSAPAPADKDRDGMPDAWEKAHGLNPNDPADRNADRDGDAYTNLEEYLNNLCTP
- a CDS encoding DUF2188 domain-containing protein, producing the protein MASEAESTARDRFNHSPLARHEKNKCVGCHTASIWYQKHQTSDDVFGQQSKAIAAGRDIARNQHSELRIQGRDTLT